The following coding sequences lie in one Pontibacter sp. G13 genomic window:
- a CDS encoding T9SS type A sorting domain-containing protein: protein MRHKLLLLLLISFISMAPLSANNHPWIDSPSTEDASIKIETSIYPNPSTGVFYVEVLTAAELAYQVKIVNLIGQTVVNEKVKSGEKVKFDLTSFPKGVYFVQVDNGVDQVIQRVVLQ, encoded by the coding sequence ATGAGACATAAACTTTTACTCCTCTTGCTCATCTCCTTTATCTCCATGGCGCCGCTCTCGGCAAACAACCACCCATGGATCGATTCTCCCTCAACGGAGGATGCTTCGATCAAGATCGAAACGAGCATCTATCCCAATCCCAGTACGGGGGTTTTTTATGTGGAGGTGTTGACCGCTGCCGAGCTCGCTTATCAAGTGAAGATCGTGAATCTCATCGGTCAGACGGTTGTCAATGAAAAGGTAAAATCTGGTGAAAAGGTCAAATTCGACCTCACTAGCTTTCCCAAAGGCGTGTATTTCGTCCAGGTGGACAATGGCGTAGATCAAGTGATCCAGCGTGTAGTGCTCCAGTAG
- a CDS encoding DUF1223 domain-containing protein, which yields MKLTKFLFLPIWLLTVASSASAQIYANGGPATLSDLNPGIAVVELFTSEGCSSCPAADRLLEAIFEDARNKGLRIFPLSYHVDYWDHLGWKDPYGDKAFSNRQRAYAMHFRDHRVYTPQMVVNGQEGFVGSDRGQATTKIRQAIQNPAQVEVELTAEASDESVEVQFQLSEPKPGKLMMVAIVEDGIEHTVTKGENSGRKLKHVHVVRALEAYPLGDQTTGSVHIPWREDKQGPLAVIAFIQDGESFEMYGAATTTWE from the coding sequence ATGAAACTCACCAAGTTCTTGTTTCTTCCCATCTGGCTATTGACTGTGGCGTCCAGCGCGTCTGCCCAAATCTATGCCAACGGTGGTCCCGCCACACTTTCCGACCTCAACCCGGGTATCGCGGTTGTAGAGCTTTTCACCTCTGAAGGATGCTCAAGCTGTCCTGCTGCCGATCGTCTACTGGAAGCGATTTTCGAAGATGCCCGCAACAAGGGGCTTCGGATCTTTCCACTCTCCTATCACGTGGATTACTGGGATCATCTGGGCTGGAAAGATCCCTACGGTGACAAAGCCTTCTCCAATCGCCAGCGTGCCTATGCCATGCACTTCCGGGACCACAGGGTCTACACCCCGCAGATGGTCGTCAATGGGCAGGAAGGGTTTGTGGGATCTGACAGGGGACAAGCTACCACGAAAATTCGTCAAGCGATCCAAAATCCCGCTCAAGTGGAAGTTGAATTGACAGCGGAAGCCTCGGATGAATCGGTGGAGGTCCAGTTTCAATTGTCCGAACCCAAGCCTGGCAAGCTTATGATGGTGGCCATTGTCGAAGATGGAATTGAACATACCGTGACCAAAGGAGAGAATTCCGGCCGCAAGCTCAAGCATGTCCATGTGGTTCGTGCGCTGGAAGCCTATCCGCTGGGCGACCAGACCACCGGATCTGTTCACATCCCTTGGCGAGAAGACAAGCAAGGTCCTCTGGCTGTAATTGCCTTTATCCAAGATGGAGAATCCTTCGAAATGTACGGCGCCGCCACCACTACTTGGGAATAA
- a CDS encoding NAD(P)/FAD-dependent oxidoreductase, producing MKDTSPVLIVGAGPAGLAIAGRLHQRGIPSLILEQSQHVANAWRNHYDRVHLHTVKQYSHLPHAPFPDHFPQYIPKAQLVSYYDQYVASRNLDIRFGVEVQAIERVGEGWVAKTHDGEVFRSQEIAICTGFNRVINRPKWANEWNFHGEVIHSREYRNGLKYRGRRVLVVGMGNTGAELAIDLVEAGADVYLSVRGPVNIVLRDVLGRPTQKTAMMLNKLPTAIGDWLGRKLSKWTVGDLSKYGLERSHLAPGEQLRKFGKTPVIDVGTIKLIKQGKIKIVPGVEQFYSDGVQFTNESTTAFDAVILATGYRPAVQEFLQPQEGIYNSLGVPKAPVLDAYPGLYFCGFDAYASGILNSIHRDSETVVNEIAARQGVQSQATPNA from the coding sequence ATGAAAGATACCTCTCCTGTTTTAATTGTCGGCGCTGGTCCTGCAGGCCTAGCTATAGCGGGAAGACTCCACCAACGGGGCATCCCTAGCTTGATCCTTGAGCAATCCCAGCATGTCGCCAACGCATGGCGTAATCACTATGATCGGGTGCATCTTCACACGGTCAAGCAATATTCTCATCTCCCGCATGCGCCTTTTCCAGATCATTTCCCGCAATACATTCCCAAAGCTCAACTGGTGAGCTACTACGACCAATATGTTGCCTCACGGAACTTGGATATCCGGTTTGGAGTAGAGGTGCAAGCCATCGAGCGAGTAGGGGAGGGGTGGGTTGCCAAGACACATGATGGGGAGGTTTTTCGCTCGCAGGAAATCGCGATCTGTACGGGGTTCAATCGAGTCATCAATCGCCCCAAGTGGGCCAATGAGTGGAACTTTCACGGAGAGGTGATCCATAGCCGGGAATACCGAAATGGACTCAAATATCGTGGGAGGCGCGTATTGGTCGTGGGGATGGGCAATACGGGTGCCGAGTTGGCCATCGATCTGGTGGAGGCGGGGGCGGATGTGTACTTGTCTGTCCGAGGGCCTGTGAATATTGTCCTGAGAGATGTGTTGGGGAGACCTACTCAGAAAACGGCCATGATGCTCAACAAGCTCCCGACAGCGATCGGGGATTGGCTAGGGAGAAAACTCAGTAAATGGACCGTGGGAGATCTTTCCAAATATGGCTTGGAACGCTCTCATCTGGCACCCGGCGAGCAACTCCGGAAATTCGGGAAAACGCCCGTCATCGATGTAGGGACAATCAAATTGATCAAGCAGGGCAAAATCAAGATTGTTCCCGGAGTGGAGCAGTTCTACTCCGATGGTGTTCAGTTTACCAATGAGAGCACCACCGCTTTTGATGCGGTAATCTTGGCAACGGGATATCGCCCGGCTGTGCAGGAATTCCTCCAGCCTCAGGAAGGGATCTACAATTCTTTGGGGGTGCCGAAAGCTCCTGTCTTGGATGCTTATCCGGGGTTGTATTTCTGCGGCTTTGATGCCTATGCCTCGGGAATTCTGAATTCCATCCATCGGGATTCGGAGACGGTGGTGAATGAGATTGCAGCTCGGCAGGGGGTACAGAGCCAAGCAACTCCCAACGCCTAG
- a CDS encoding M42 family metallopeptidase, giving the protein MGNSSILTPDSLAFFEAYINNPSPTGFESGGQQMWLEYIKPYIDTYEVDAYGSVYGVVNPDAPFKVVIEAHADEISWFVNYITEDGLIYVARNGGSDHQIAPSKRVNIHTEDGIVKGVFGWPAIHTRRSGKEEQPTLKNIFVDVGATNKDEVLEMGIHVGTVMTFEDEFMLLNDRYFTGRALDNRAGGFMIAEVARLLHENEIKLPFGLYIVNAVQEEIGLRGAQMIAERIQPDVAIVTDVTHDTSTPMIDKKQHGDVKAGKGPSMTVGPAVHNNLLKLIQQTAKAHDIPFQREAASRSTGTDTDAFAYSNQGVPSALISLPLRYMHTTVEMAHKADVEAVINLIYHALQRIENGHDFRYFK; this is encoded by the coding sequence ATGGGAAATTCCTCCATCCTCACGCCAGATTCGCTGGCATTCTTCGAAGCCTACATCAACAATCCCTCCCCAACTGGTTTCGAGTCTGGGGGCCAGCAAATGTGGCTGGAATACATCAAACCCTACATCGATACCTACGAGGTGGATGCCTATGGCTCGGTATATGGCGTCGTCAATCCTGACGCTCCTTTCAAAGTAGTCATCGAAGCCCACGCCGACGAGATCTCTTGGTTTGTCAATTACATCACCGAAGACGGCCTCATCTATGTAGCACGAAACGGAGGCTCAGACCACCAAATCGCCCCTTCCAAGCGCGTCAACATCCATACCGAAGATGGAATCGTCAAGGGCGTATTCGGATGGCCAGCGATCCACACACGTCGCTCCGGCAAGGAAGAACAACCCACCCTGAAGAATATCTTCGTGGACGTAGGCGCCACCAACAAGGACGAGGTACTCGAAATGGGGATTCACGTTGGGACGGTCATGACCTTCGAAGACGAATTCATGCTCCTCAACGATCGCTACTTCACGGGACGCGCCTTGGACAACCGGGCAGGTGGATTCATGATTGCAGAAGTGGCCCGTCTCCTTCACGAGAATGAGATCAAGCTGCCTTTCGGCCTGTACATCGTCAATGCCGTGCAAGAAGAAATTGGTCTCCGCGGTGCCCAGATGATTGCTGAGCGCATTCAGCCGGATGTAGCGATCGTGACCGACGTGACCCACGACACGTCCACGCCGATGATCGACAAAAAGCAGCATGGAGACGTCAAAGCAGGCAAAGGCCCTTCCATGACCGTTGGACCCGCTGTACACAACAATTTGCTCAAATTGATCCAGCAGACTGCCAAGGCGCACGACATTCCGTTCCAGCGTGAAGCGGCTTCCCGTTCTACCGGCACGGACACCGATGCGTTTGCCTACTCCAACCAAGGCGTCCCTTCCGCACTGATTTCCCTGCCATTGCGCTACATGCACACCACCGTGGAAATGGCACACAAGGCAGATGTCGAGGCGGTGATCAACCTGATCTACCACGCCCTTCAACGCATTGAGAACGGACACGACTTCCGTTACTTCAAGTAA
- a CDS encoding rhodanese-like domain-containing protein, which produces MHKQLSNLFLIGLFIVGLVGCGEATSSQHTASPTEAPAAPATEVHMEADARKVVSGLLPPSEFEAMVTEYADVQLIDVRTPGEYAGGTIEGATNVNVRGADFASKIQQLDPTKPVMVFCAKGGRSAHAANLLLEAGFQQVFDLDGGATGWNAAGLPLVNPE; this is translated from the coding sequence ATGCATAAGCAATTGTCTAACTTGTTCCTCATCGGTCTATTTATTGTTGGATTGGTGGGGTGTGGAGAAGCGACTTCCTCCCAACATACGGCCAGCCCTACAGAAGCTCCCGCTGCTCCAGCAACGGAGGTGCATATGGAAGCCGACGCTCGAAAGGTCGTTTCTGGACTGCTCCCGCCATCGGAATTTGAGGCCATGGTGACCGAATATGCAGACGTACAGCTGATAGATGTGCGTACTCCTGGGGAATATGCGGGAGGCACCATCGAAGGGGCCACCAACGTCAATGTCCGAGGAGCAGATTTTGCCTCAAAGATCCAGCAACTTGATCCTACCAAGCCTGTGATGGTGTTTTGTGCCAAAGGGGGGCGTAGTGCTCATGCTGCCAACTTATTGTTGGAGGCTGGATTTCAGCAGGTTTTTGATCTGGATGGAGGGGCTACCGGATGGAATGCCGCTGGTCTGCCATTGGTCAATCCAGAATAA
- the rpmI gene encoding 50S ribosomal protein L35 produces the protein MPKMKSNSGAAKRFKKTASGKLKRKHAFKNHILTKKSKKRKLKLRHFATVDKADQPRIEAML, from the coding sequence ATGCCAAAAATGAAGTCCAATTCCGGGGCAGCTAAGCGTTTTAAGAAAACCGCCTCAGGAAAGCTGAAAAGAAAGCACGCGTTTAAGAATCACATCTTGACGAAGAAGTCCAAGAAGCGCAAGCTCAAGCTCCGTCATTTTGCTACCGTGGATAAGGCCGATCAACCTCGTATCGAGGCGATGCTTTAG
- the rplT gene encoding 50S ribosomal protein L20 has protein sequence MPRSVNVVAARARRKRMMKHAKGYFGRKKNVWTVAKNQIEKGWLYAYRDRKQRKREFRRLWIQRINAGTRQYGLSYSAFMGALNKEGIELNRKVLADLAMNHPEAFKAVVDSVK, from the coding sequence ATGCCACGTTCGGTAAATGTCGTAGCAGCACGCGCTCGCAGAAAACGCATGATGAAGCATGCGAAAGGATACTTCGGCCGCAAGAAAAACGTGTGGACCGTAGCCAAAAACCAGATCGAAAAAGGATGGTTGTACGCTTACCGCGACCGCAAGCAGCGCAAGCGTGAGTTCCGCCGCCTCTGGATTCAGCGTATCAACGCTGGTACTCGCCAGTACGGTCTGAGCTACTCTGCCTTCATGGGCGCCCTCAACAAAGAGGGAATCGAATTGAACCGTAAGGTATTGGCTGACTTGGCCATGAACCACCCTGAAGCTTTCAAAGCTGTGGTTGATTCCGTCAAGTAA
- a CDS encoding lectin-like domain-containing protein — MNLKLILLLGVYTLLCISARAQFSLYGDAEADTIGNCAIITPDEQYQRGAVWSNGQLNLNFPFEWKGRIFMGCNDDGADGMAFILCPFKDTVGVDGSGLGYGWLWQSLAIEFDTHYNPEVGDPPFDHMALVKAGQSNHNEAPPRAGPVAIIPGGGNAEDCQEHIFRVSWDPVADRFEVWVDCELRLEYDGNIVKDFFDNQPRVYWGFTGATGWQANEQHFCLEFANAGFNVQQELCEGAIIELEAGPGVAWDWTPGDGLSDSTIQNPMAAPLTTTRYEVVVTDECGFTYEQEYLLRPAPDTLENFFPLGQDTAFCAGDSLLLDAKGFRQRNIWQDSIIGNTFLVTEPGLYFVDMFNGCVAARDSVQIDLMEAPNLQIPEDTTLCEGEVLLLEPEPFVLDVEWQDGSTDPIFVVDTAGTYWVSSSNACGSGRDTVTVDYVANLPDVNLGNDTSLCDVNEFILAVDLPVGLFEWQDGSQTSSYRVTQTGVYYVQGTNGCSRSLDSIQVRLNNTPAVDFEGTTPFCELVGVRLAAPWPESSYMWDDGSTDSTRFVETEGTYTVTISNECGAQTVSTDAVATNCGCTIVAPTAFTPNGDGINDQFGLTYICTLQQAVIRIYNRWGNLVAESSDPAFQWDGTCDGGDCPEGTYMWSVQVEFDSDEQVVDYQRGGSIVLMR, encoded by the coding sequence ATGAATCTGAAGCTTATCCTGTTGCTCGGGGTATACACCCTCCTGTGCATATCTGCACGGGCACAATTTTCCCTCTACGGTGATGCGGAGGCCGACACCATCGGCAACTGTGCCATCATCACCCCTGACGAACAATATCAGAGGGGAGCCGTCTGGTCCAATGGCCAGCTCAACCTCAACTTTCCCTTCGAATGGAAAGGCCGCATTTTCATGGGCTGCAACGACGATGGGGCCGATGGTATGGCCTTCATTCTCTGCCCCTTCAAGGATACGGTCGGAGTGGATGGTAGCGGTCTCGGATACGGTTGGCTGTGGCAATCCCTCGCCATCGAATTCGACACGCACTACAACCCCGAAGTCGGCGATCCTCCCTTCGATCACATGGCGCTCGTCAAGGCCGGCCAATCCAACCACAATGAAGCCCCGCCTAGAGCGGGTCCAGTGGCCATCATCCCCGGCGGCGGCAATGCCGAAGACTGCCAAGAACACATCTTCCGGGTCAGCTGGGACCCCGTAGCCGACCGATTTGAAGTCTGGGTGGATTGCGAACTCCGACTCGAATATGATGGCAATATTGTCAAGGATTTCTTCGACAACCAGCCCCGCGTCTACTGGGGTTTCACTGGGGCCACAGGGTGGCAAGCCAACGAGCAGCACTTCTGCCTGGAATTTGCCAATGCTGGATTCAATGTTCAGCAAGAACTCTGCGAAGGAGCAATCATTGAACTAGAAGCAGGTCCCGGTGTAGCATGGGACTGGACCCCCGGTGATGGACTTTCTGACTCCACGATCCAAAATCCCATGGCAGCGCCCCTGACGACAACGAGATACGAAGTCGTGGTCACGGATGAATGCGGATTCACGTACGAGCAAGAATATCTACTCCGCCCGGCACCTGACACTTTGGAGAACTTTTTTCCACTGGGACAGGATACGGCCTTTTGTGCGGGAGACTCTCTCTTGCTGGATGCCAAAGGCTTCCGCCAACGGAACATCTGGCAGGATTCCATCATCGGCAATACCTTCCTCGTGACGGAGCCAGGGCTATACTTTGTGGACATGTTCAATGGTTGTGTCGCAGCCAGAGACTCGGTACAAATCGATCTCATGGAAGCACCCAACCTCCAGATTCCCGAAGACACGACCCTCTGTGAAGGCGAAGTCCTCCTGCTGGAACCTGAGCCTTTCGTATTGGATGTGGAATGGCAGGATGGTTCGACCGATCCGATTTTCGTCGTGGACACTGCGGGCACGTATTGGGTTTCCAGCAGCAATGCCTGTGGCTCGGGTCGAGACACCGTCACAGTGGATTATGTAGCCAACCTGCCAGACGTGAATCTAGGGAATGACACCAGCCTCTGCGACGTCAATGAATTCATCTTGGCCGTAGATCTGCCTGTCGGACTCTTCGAATGGCAGGACGGCTCTCAGACCAGCTCTTATCGCGTGACCCAGACAGGGGTGTACTATGTCCAAGGCACAAACGGCTGTAGTCGTAGTTTAGATTCTATCCAAGTCAGGCTAAACAACACGCCAGCCGTGGATTTTGAAGGGACCACGCCTTTCTGCGAATTGGTGGGAGTTCGCCTAGCTGCTCCTTGGCCAGAATCGTCCTACATGTGGGACGACGGCTCCACCGATTCTACCCGGTTTGTGGAGACAGAAGGCACCTATACCGTGACGATCAGCAATGAATGCGGGGCGCAGACAGTATCGACTGATGCGGTCGCCACCAATTGCGGCTGTACGATTGTGGCTCCGACCGCCTTCACTCCCAATGGAGACGGCATCAATGATCAGTTTGGCTTGACGTACATCTGCACCTTGCAGCAGGCCGTCATCCGGATCTACAATCGCTGGGGCAATCTCGTGGCAGAAAGTAGCGACCCGGCCTTCCAATGGGATGGCACCTGCGATGGGGGCGATTGTCCAGAAGGGACCTACATGTGGTCCGTACAGGTAGAATTTGACTCAGACGAGCAGGTAGTCGATTATCAGCGAGGCGGTAGCATTGTCCTCATGCGGTAG
- a CDS encoding oligosaccharide flippase family protein, which translates to MSVLKKLAGQTLIYGASNILARLLNILLTPIYTNQTDIIPTDDYGIFSSLYAYVAFANVILTFGMETTFFRFVQQRPEKHIYNQAFLWVMTIATAVLGMLAVFHPYVANWLEVGDRPILVLMLLGIIFLDVVAALPLAKLRHEDRIMRFSSIILTNVVVTLAANVIFVIWLRKGIEYVFLSNLIASAVRLSMALFQNAPSSLKPDRPVLRQMIDYGFFIMLGGVGYIINETLDRIMIPKMWEDGQVFQGIAMTGETMTGIYSANYKVAILIGLATQAFRYAVEPFFFKEAKKDKSPENFAKIFHYFTLAALTGFLVLSSFAHEVVSFNFFGIFGEGKTFVGEEYWIGLPVVPILLGAYIFQGAYINISIWYKLTDQTRFALLFTFSGALVTILINYFGIPIYGYMACAWATLISYGLMATMVYLFGQRYYPVPYRVSRLMLYGALCVGAFFLNSQIGPAGAHVLSWIFKIGICLGVVGIVGVLEKWKPLFR; encoded by the coding sequence ATGAGTGTCCTGAAGAAACTCGCTGGCCAGACTCTGATCTATGGGGCCAGCAACATCCTCGCCCGCCTCCTCAACATCCTGCTCACCCCGATTTACACCAACCAGACCGATATCATCCCGACGGACGATTATGGGATTTTCAGTTCGTTGTATGCCTATGTGGCGTTTGCGAATGTGATCTTGACGTTTGGGATGGAGACGACGTTTTTCCGGTTCGTGCAGCAACGTCCAGAAAAGCATATTTACAATCAGGCATTTCTGTGGGTGATGACGATCGCAACGGCGGTTCTTGGGATGCTGGCGGTGTTTCATCCGTATGTGGCCAATTGGCTGGAAGTGGGAGATCGCCCCATCCTCGTGTTGATGCTGCTGGGGATCATCTTCTTGGATGTTGTGGCTGCATTGCCTTTGGCGAAATTGCGGCATGAGGACCGGATCATGCGGTTTTCGTCCATCATTCTGACCAATGTCGTGGTAACCTTGGCGGCCAATGTCATCTTTGTGATTTGGTTGCGAAAAGGCATCGAATATGTGTTCCTCTCCAACTTGATCGCTTCGGCGGTTCGTCTCTCGATGGCGCTTTTCCAGAATGCGCCAAGTTCACTCAAGCCTGACCGTCCGGTGTTGCGTCAGATGATCGATTACGGATTTTTCATCATGCTCGGTGGAGTAGGGTACATCATCAATGAGACGCTCGACCGGATCATGATCCCGAAAATGTGGGAAGATGGGCAGGTATTCCAAGGAATTGCCATGACGGGCGAGACGATGACGGGGATTTATTCGGCCAACTACAAGGTGGCGATCCTGATCGGACTGGCTACGCAGGCGTTCCGATATGCCGTGGAGCCCTTCTTCTTCAAGGAGGCCAAGAAGGACAAGTCTCCGGAGAATTTTGCGAAGATCTTCCACTACTTCACCTTGGCGGCTTTGACGGGATTTTTGGTGTTGTCCTCATTTGCGCATGAGGTCGTTTCCTTCAATTTCTTCGGCATCTTTGGAGAAGGCAAGACCTTCGTCGGGGAGGAATACTGGATCGGATTGCCCGTGGTGCCGATTCTACTTGGGGCCTACATTTTCCAAGGCGCCTATATCAATATCTCTATCTGGTACAAGCTCACCGACCAGACCCGATTTGCGTTGCTTTTCACCTTTTCTGGTGCATTGGTGACGATCCTGATCAATTATTTCGGCATTCCGATCTACGGCTACATGGCCTGTGCGTGGGCGACGCTGATTTCCTATGGATTGATGGCGACGATGGTCTATCTGTTTGGTCAGCGCTACTATCCGGTTCCCTACCGAGTCTCACGGCTGATGCTGTACGGGGCGCTCTGTGTAGGGGCATTTTTCCTGAATAGCCAGATTGGACCAGCGGGGGCGCATGTCCTGAGTTGGATCTTCAAGATCGGGATCTGTCTGGGGGTAGTGGGAATTGTGGGGGTGTTGGAGAAATGGAAGCCGTTGTTCCGGTGA
- a CDS encoding acylphosphatase, with the protein MQKRFALHIRGKVQGVWYRKSTQDQAQALGLVGFVRNEPDGSAYAEIEGSPELLEQMVDWCRKGPDLARVDAVESSEMACVGEQAFRIER; encoded by the coding sequence ATGCAAAAACGTTTCGCCCTCCATATCCGAGGAAAGGTACAAGGGGTCTGGTACCGCAAATCCACCCAAGATCAGGCTCAAGCATTGGGGCTCGTCGGATTTGTCCGGAATGAGCCTGATGGTAGTGCCTACGCCGAAATTGAGGGAAGCCCAGAACTGCTGGAGCAAATGGTGGACTGGTGCCGGAAAGGGCCTGACTTGGCGCGTGTCGATGCGGTAGAATCATCAGAAATGGCCTGTGTCGGGGAGCAGGCGTTTAGGATTGAGCGGTGA
- a CDS encoding WG repeat-containing protein — MFPPSESIIRVKQGDKFGFIHPDGTVLVPPIYDQAADFKEDRAAVSLDNKQGFIDTDGEMIIPLMYDRVWSFSFGAALVQLNDKLGVINLMGETVIPLEFDNGTSAYDGVILLSNAGKHQYYHVTGELVSDRVFLEGWPFYNGIAMVRTHEGYWYMDKHGHCVDLCEVLE; from the coding sequence ATGTTTCCCCCCTCGGAATCTATCATTCGCGTAAAACAAGGGGACAAGTTTGGATTTATCCACCCGGATGGAACAGTTCTCGTTCCGCCTATTTATGATCAGGCCGCCGACTTCAAGGAAGATCGTGCCGCCGTTTCCCTCGACAACAAGCAAGGGTTTATCGACACCGATGGCGAGATGATCATCCCGCTCATGTACGACCGGGTCTGGTCCTTCTCATTCGGTGCTGCGTTGGTTCAGCTCAACGACAAACTCGGCGTTATCAACCTCATGGGGGAGACCGTCATCCCACTGGAATTCGACAACGGCACCTCGGCCTACGACGGTGTGATCCTGCTCTCCAATGCAGGCAAGCACCAGTACTACCACGTCACCGGGGAGTTGGTCTCCGATCGTGTATTCCTCGAAGGCTGGCCGTTTTACAATGGCATCGCCATGGTCCGCACGCATGAGGGCTATTGGTATATGGACAAGCATGGCCATTGTGTGGACCTATGCGAAGTCCTTGAATAG
- a CDS encoding mechanosensitive ion channel family protein, with product MIDWFKSLDPAWQTGLKVLFILLSSWITAALLRRLLVSKVKPGPDKPHLDATTISFVKNAVNFVIFLLMIFGIVYTIPSLRTLALSLTAGAGVAAAILAFAAQSAMSNIISGIFLVIFRPFRVNDRIKVGQLYEGIVEDITIRHTVIRDFNFRRIIIPNQSLSQEVIINSDITDQKIARFLEIPVSYRSDWEAAQKIVDEQVRNHPDFVDIRDEAQKAANEPLVTIRAIQYDPYGILLRAYIWGDPGTTFKMCSDLRLSIKQAFKEQDIRFASPSFRIEDFHSDPNKQ from the coding sequence ATGATTGACTGGTTCAAATCCCTAGATCCCGCTTGGCAGACGGGGCTCAAAGTGCTATTTATTTTGCTCTCCTCATGGATTACAGCCGCCTTGCTCAGGCGTTTGCTCGTTTCCAAGGTGAAGCCCGGACCCGACAAACCGCACTTGGATGCTACGACTATATCGTTTGTTAAGAATGCGGTGAATTTTGTCATTTTTTTGCTAATGATATTCGGGATCGTCTATACCATCCCGTCTTTGCGTACGTTGGCGCTCTCCCTGACCGCTGGTGCCGGTGTGGCCGCAGCCATCTTGGCCTTCGCCGCACAGTCAGCCATGTCCAATATCATCAGCGGGATTTTCCTCGTCATTTTCAGGCCTTTCCGTGTCAATGACCGCATCAAGGTCGGCCAGCTTTACGAAGGGATCGTCGAGGACATCACCATCCGACACACCGTCATCCGAGACTTCAACTTCCGCAGAATCATCATCCCCAACCAATCGCTCTCGCAGGAGGTAATCATAAACAGCGACATTACAGATCAAAAAATTGCCAGATTTTTGGAAATTCCCGTGAGCTACAGATCAGACTGGGAAGCGGCCCAGAAGATCGTAGATGAACAGGTCCGCAATCACCCCGACTTCGTGGATATCCGAGACGAAGCCCAAAAAGCCGCCAACGAGCCTCTTGTAACCATTCGAGCCATCCAATACGACCCGTACGGCATTTTACTTCGAGCCTATATCTGGGGAGATCCCGGTACGACGTTCAAGATGTGCAGTGATCTACGCTTGAGTATCAAGCAGGCGTTCAAGGAACAAGACATCCGATTTGCTTCTCCCTCTTTCCGGATCGAAGACTTCCATAGCGACCCCAACAAACAATAA
- a CDS encoding RNA-binding protein produces the protein MNIFVAKLDYGLTDEDLRALFTQFGEVSSAKVIIDRETGRSKGFGFVEMPDDDNAQQAIDNLNNFEVNGRSIVVKEARPREPRSGGFGGGDRGGYRGGGGYGGDRGGYGGDRGGYNDRGGYNDRGGDRRGGGRGGYNDRRGGNGGGRRDDFGFW, from the coding sequence ATGAATATTTTTGTCGCCAAACTAGATTATGGTCTTACTGATGAAGACCTGAGAGCGCTTTTTACTCAATTTGGAGAAGTTTCTTCTGCGAAAGTGATCATTGACCGGGAAACTGGCCGTTCTAAAGGATTTGGGTTTGTTGAAATGCCAGATGATGACAACGCCCAACAGGCGATCGACAATCTGAACAATTTTGAAGTAAACGGACGTAGCATTGTGGTTAAGGAAGCAAGACCACGTGAGCCACGTTCCGGTGGATTTGGAGGCGGCGATCGCGGTGGATACCGTGGTGGCGGCGGCTATGGTGGCGACCGTGGAGGATACGGTGGTGACCGTGGTGGATACAACGACCGTGGCGGTTACAACGACCGTGGCGGAGATCGTCGCGGCGGTGGTCGTGGCGGATACAACGATCGTCGTGGTGGAAATGGTGGTGGTCGTCGTGACGACTTCGGCTTCTGGTAA